The following coding sequences are from one Syngnathus acus chromosome 14, fSynAcu1.2, whole genome shotgun sequence window:
- the zw10 gene encoding centromere/kinetochore protein zw10 homolog isoform X3, protein MASFVAEVLASSGKLEKEDLSGKINKMSRKIEDTKVEICGMLNSRYSDFLPSLHASEDLMVQVDDVSKEMDTLKRFIETEVQQNLHASVAEYTKLKQQLEKNTIIITMLGHLKYFDNAMEEFNKGLQKKQYVDAALQLQRAKTSVESLKSWKATELSLISALSSELTVQRENLVYHLGDEWKRLVIWNLPPLKDPAGVDFFPKVELCLCLPCEEDERPEPPAVLRALAIQGDLQHKIKLFSQVLLKNMLKPAVLHPSLSMLVSEQRGKGIVLSFERLQESHEERSTPSQVYCKLLLVLRTLYSNLLNVTIGDQKLSTILGKLIWEELSRCIIHECLLYSIPTDSSQLEKYNIQVIKETEEFEKALKEMEFLRDESTDLLKYARDVNCHFASKKCKDVMVAARQLMTAKMHNTVKITAESELRLAELPVPDSLPQVKREAPSEEGASTLENAGRLSVRLPPCCISESVQQLMLLAVDTLGEAVGSSTQCASQLFFTVRNIFQLFHDVVPTYHKENLLKFPHLAAIQHNNCMYLAHHLLTLGHHFRPHLPQPLSQGVTTFVDMVPAFRKLGAQCFLTQLNIQRAELLERLSTARNFCNLDDADNYAAASKAVRQVIHQLKQLGTVWQDVLPVGIYCKAMGNLLNTTVAEMIAKIMMLEDISSKDGEHLHILCQMVIKEGPLVFAPLTDEHKNKKYHEEVPLYAKKWSAFKELVVVLCANLQEIVDRWADAKGPLALEFTSTEVRSLIRALFQNTERRALAMTKIK, encoded by the exons ATGGCATCGTTTGTCGCCGAAGTCCTCGCCAGCTCTGGAAAACTAGAGAAAGAGGACCTGTCCggtaaaatcaacaaaatgtcGCGCAAGATAGAGGATACGAAG GTGGAAATATGTGGTATGTTAAACAGTCGATATAGTGACTTCCTGCCAAGTCTACATGCGTCTGAGGACCTAATGGTGCAGGTTGACGATGTCTCCAAAGAGATGGACACCCTCAAAAGATTTATTGAGACAGAG GTTCAACAAAATCTCCATGCATCTGTGGCTGAGTATACCAAGTTGAAGCAGCAGCTggagaaaaacacaatcatcatcaccatgCTAGGACACCTGAAATAC TTTGACAACGCGATGGAGGAATTCAACAAAGGCCTTCAGAAGAAGCAGTATGTTGACGCTGCTCTCCAGCTGCAAAGG GCGAAGACGAGCGTGGAGTCTCTCAAAAGCTGGAAGGCGACGGAGCTCTCGCTGATTAGCGCGCTCAGCTCAGAGTTGACAGTGCAGAGGGAAAACCTGGTGTATCATCTCGGGGATGAATGGAAGCGCCTCGTCATCTGGAACTTGCCCCCCTTAAAGG ACCCCGCAGGCGTGGACTTCTTCCCGAAGGTGGAGCTGTGCTTATGCCTTCCTTGCGAGGAGGACGAGCGACCGGAACCGCCTGCTGTGCTGCGAGCGTTGGCCATCCAGGGAGACCTTCAGCACAAGATCAAACTCTTCA GTCAGGTGCTTTTGAAGAATATGTTGAAGCCGGCGGTGCTGCACCCGTCCCTGTCGATGTTGGTGTCCGAGCAGCGGGGAAAGGGCATCGTCCTGTCCTTCGAGCGACTGCAGGAGTCTCACGAGGAGCGCAGCACTCCATCGCAGGTCTACTGCAAGTTGCTCCTGGTGCTCAGGACCCTTTACTCCAACCTACTCA ACGTGACGATAGGTGATCAGAAGCTGTCGACTATCTTGGGGAAGCTGATTTGGGAGGAGCTTTCGCGCTGCATCATCCACGAGTGCCTGCTCTACTCCATCCCTACCGACAGCAGCCAGCtggaaaaatacaacatt CAGGTTATCAAGGAGACGGAGGAGTTTGAGAAGGCTCTGAAGGAGATGGAGTTTCTGCGGGATGAGTCGACAGATCTGCTCAAATATGCCAGAGACGTCAACTGCCACTTTGCCAGCAAGAAGTGCAAGGATGTCATGGTGGCAGCACGTCAACTCATGACGGCCAAAATGCACAACACCGTCAAG ATCACGGCAGAGTCCGAGCTACGTCTCGCTGAGCTGCCCGTTCCAGACTCGTTGCCGCAAGTGAAGAGGGAAGCCCCGAGCGAGGAGGGCGCCAGCACTCTGGAGAACGCTGGTCGGCTGTCAGTGCGCCTGCCGCCATGTTGCATCAGCGAGTCGGTGCAGCAGCTGATGCTGCTGGCTGTTGACACGCTGGGCGAGGCTGTTGGAAGCTCCACGCAATG CGCATCCCAACTTTTCTTCACTGTCCGAAACATCTTCCAGCTCTTCCATGATGTTGTGCCCACATATCACAA gGAGAACCTTCTCAAGTTCCCTCACCTGGCCGCCATCCAGCACAACAACTGCATGTACCTGGCCCACCACCTCCTCACCCTGGGTCACCATTTTAGACCGCACTTGCCGCAGCCCCTCAGCCAGGGCGTAACCACCTTTGTCGACATGGTGCCAGCATTTAGGAAATTAG GCGCTCAGTGCTTTCTTACGCAGCTGAACATCCAGAGGGCAGAGCTGCTGGAGCGGCTCTCCACCGCTCGAAACTTCTGCAACCTGGATGacgccgacaactacgcggcagCCAGCAAGGCTGTGAGGCAG GTGATCCATCAGCTAAAGCAACTGGGGACGGTGTGGCAGGATGTCCTTCCGGTCGGCATCTACTGCAAAGCCATGGGCAACCTCCTCAACACCACCGTCGCGGAAATGATTGCCAAGATCATGATGCTGGAG GATATCTCTTCAAAGGACGGTGAGCATTTGCACATCCTGTGCCAGATGGTCATCAAGGAGGGCCCGTTGGTCTTTGCACCACTGACTGACGAGCACAAGAACAAGAAATATCATGAGGAGGTCCCCCTTTATGCGAAAAAGTGGAGCGCCTTCAAGGAGCTGGTCGTTGTACTGTGTGCCAACCTCCAGGAGATTGTCGACAG GTGGGCAGACGCTAAAGGCCCTTTGGCATTGGAGTTCACGAGCACGGAGGTGAGGAGTTTAATCCGAGCCTTGTTCCAGAACACAGAGAGAAGAGCCCTGGCCATGaccaaaatcaaataa
- the zw10 gene encoding centromere/kinetochore protein zw10 homolog isoform X2 has product MASFVAEVLASSGKLEKEDLSGKINKMSRKIEDTKVEICGMLNSRYSDFLPSLHASEDLMVQVDDVSKEMDTLKRFIETEVQQNLHASVAEYTKLKQQLEKNTIIITMLGHLKYFDNAMEEFNKGLQKKQYVDAALQLQRAKTSVESLKSWKATELSLISALSSELTVQRENLVYHLGDEWKRLVIWNLPPLKDPAGVDFFPKVELCLCLPCEEDERPEPPAVLRALAIQGDLQHKIKLFTLPFCLPGQVLLKNMLKPAVLHPSLSMLVSEQRGKGIVLSFERLQESHEERSTPSQVYCKLLLVLRTLYSNLLNVTIGDQKLSTILGKLIWEELSRCIIHECLLYSIPTDSSQLEKYNIVIKETEEFEKALKEMEFLRDESTDLLKYARDVNCHFASKKCKDVMVAARQLMTAKMHNTVKITAESELRLAELPVPDSLPQVKREAPSEEGASTLENAGRLSVRLPPCCISESVQQLMLLAVDTLGEAVGSSTQCASQLFFTVRNIFQLFHDVVPTYHKENLLKFPHLAAIQHNNCMYLAHHLLTLGHHFRPHLPQPLSQGVTTFVDMVPAFRKLGAQCFLTQLNIQRAELLERLSTARNFCNLDDADNYAAASKAVRQVIHQLKQLGTVWQDVLPVGIYCKAMGNLLNTTVAEMIAKIMMLEDISSKDGEHLHILCQMVIKEGPLVFAPLTDEHKNKKYHEEVPLYAKKWSAFKELVVVLCANLQEIVDRWADAKGPLALEFTSTEVRSLIRALFQNTERRALAMTKIK; this is encoded by the exons ATGGCATCGTTTGTCGCCGAAGTCCTCGCCAGCTCTGGAAAACTAGAGAAAGAGGACCTGTCCggtaaaatcaacaaaatgtcGCGCAAGATAGAGGATACGAAG GTGGAAATATGTGGTATGTTAAACAGTCGATATAGTGACTTCCTGCCAAGTCTACATGCGTCTGAGGACCTAATGGTGCAGGTTGACGATGTCTCCAAAGAGATGGACACCCTCAAAAGATTTATTGAGACAGAG GTTCAACAAAATCTCCATGCATCTGTGGCTGAGTATACCAAGTTGAAGCAGCAGCTggagaaaaacacaatcatcatcaccatgCTAGGACACCTGAAATAC TTTGACAACGCGATGGAGGAATTCAACAAAGGCCTTCAGAAGAAGCAGTATGTTGACGCTGCTCTCCAGCTGCAAAGG GCGAAGACGAGCGTGGAGTCTCTCAAAAGCTGGAAGGCGACGGAGCTCTCGCTGATTAGCGCGCTCAGCTCAGAGTTGACAGTGCAGAGGGAAAACCTGGTGTATCATCTCGGGGATGAATGGAAGCGCCTCGTCATCTGGAACTTGCCCCCCTTAAAGG ACCCCGCAGGCGTGGACTTCTTCCCGAAGGTGGAGCTGTGCTTATGCCTTCCTTGCGAGGAGGACGAGCGACCGGAACCGCCTGCTGTGCTGCGAGCGTTGGCCATCCAGGGAGACCTTCAGCACAAGATCAAACTCTTCA CGCTGCCGTTCTGCCTTCCAGGTCAGGTGCTTTTGAAGAATATGTTGAAGCCGGCGGTGCTGCACCCGTCCCTGTCGATGTTGGTGTCCGAGCAGCGGGGAAAGGGCATCGTCCTGTCCTTCGAGCGACTGCAGGAGTCTCACGAGGAGCGCAGCACTCCATCGCAGGTCTACTGCAAGTTGCTCCTGGTGCTCAGGACCCTTTACTCCAACCTACTCA ACGTGACGATAGGTGATCAGAAGCTGTCGACTATCTTGGGGAAGCTGATTTGGGAGGAGCTTTCGCGCTGCATCATCCACGAGTGCCTGCTCTACTCCATCCCTACCGACAGCAGCCAGCtggaaaaatacaacatt GTTATCAAGGAGACGGAGGAGTTTGAGAAGGCTCTGAAGGAGATGGAGTTTCTGCGGGATGAGTCGACAGATCTGCTCAAATATGCCAGAGACGTCAACTGCCACTTTGCCAGCAAGAAGTGCAAGGATGTCATGGTGGCAGCACGTCAACTCATGACGGCCAAAATGCACAACACCGTCAAG ATCACGGCAGAGTCCGAGCTACGTCTCGCTGAGCTGCCCGTTCCAGACTCGTTGCCGCAAGTGAAGAGGGAAGCCCCGAGCGAGGAGGGCGCCAGCACTCTGGAGAACGCTGGTCGGCTGTCAGTGCGCCTGCCGCCATGTTGCATCAGCGAGTCGGTGCAGCAGCTGATGCTGCTGGCTGTTGACACGCTGGGCGAGGCTGTTGGAAGCTCCACGCAATG CGCATCCCAACTTTTCTTCACTGTCCGAAACATCTTCCAGCTCTTCCATGATGTTGTGCCCACATATCACAA gGAGAACCTTCTCAAGTTCCCTCACCTGGCCGCCATCCAGCACAACAACTGCATGTACCTGGCCCACCACCTCCTCACCCTGGGTCACCATTTTAGACCGCACTTGCCGCAGCCCCTCAGCCAGGGCGTAACCACCTTTGTCGACATGGTGCCAGCATTTAGGAAATTAG GCGCTCAGTGCTTTCTTACGCAGCTGAACATCCAGAGGGCAGAGCTGCTGGAGCGGCTCTCCACCGCTCGAAACTTCTGCAACCTGGATGacgccgacaactacgcggcagCCAGCAAGGCTGTGAGGCAG GTGATCCATCAGCTAAAGCAACTGGGGACGGTGTGGCAGGATGTCCTTCCGGTCGGCATCTACTGCAAAGCCATGGGCAACCTCCTCAACACCACCGTCGCGGAAATGATTGCCAAGATCATGATGCTGGAG GATATCTCTTCAAAGGACGGTGAGCATTTGCACATCCTGTGCCAGATGGTCATCAAGGAGGGCCCGTTGGTCTTTGCACCACTGACTGACGAGCACAAGAACAAGAAATATCATGAGGAGGTCCCCCTTTATGCGAAAAAGTGGAGCGCCTTCAAGGAGCTGGTCGTTGTACTGTGTGCCAACCTCCAGGAGATTGTCGACAG GTGGGCAGACGCTAAAGGCCCTTTGGCATTGGAGTTCACGAGCACGGAGGTGAGGAGTTTAATCCGAGCCTTGTTCCAGAACACAGAGAGAAGAGCCCTGGCCATGaccaaaatcaaataa
- the zw10 gene encoding centromere/kinetochore protein zw10 homolog isoform X4 — protein sequence MASFVAEVLASSGKLEKEDLSGKINKMSRKIEDTKVEICGMLNSRYSDFLPSLHASEDLMVQVDDVSKEMDTLKRFIETEVQQNLHASVAEYTKLKQQLEKNTIIITMLGHLKYFDNAMEEFNKGLQKKQYVDAALQLQRAKTSVESLKSWKATELSLISALSSELTVQRENLVYHLGDEWKRLVIWNLPPLKDPAGVDFFPKVELCLCLPCEEDERPEPPAVLRALAIQGDLQHKIKLFSQVLLKNMLKPAVLHPSLSMLVSEQRGKGIVLSFERLQESHEERSTPSQVYCKLLLVLRTLYSNLLNVTIGDQKLSTILGKLIWEELSRCIIHECLLYSIPTDSSQLEKYNIVIKETEEFEKALKEMEFLRDESTDLLKYARDVNCHFASKKCKDVMVAARQLMTAKMHNTVKITAESELRLAELPVPDSLPQVKREAPSEEGASTLENAGRLSVRLPPCCISESVQQLMLLAVDTLGEAVGSSTQCASQLFFTVRNIFQLFHDVVPTYHKENLLKFPHLAAIQHNNCMYLAHHLLTLGHHFRPHLPQPLSQGVTTFVDMVPAFRKLGAQCFLTQLNIQRAELLERLSTARNFCNLDDADNYAAASKAVRQVIHQLKQLGTVWQDVLPVGIYCKAMGNLLNTTVAEMIAKIMMLEDISSKDGEHLHILCQMVIKEGPLVFAPLTDEHKNKKYHEEVPLYAKKWSAFKELVVVLCANLQEIVDRWADAKGPLALEFTSTEVRSLIRALFQNTERRALAMTKIK from the exons ATGGCATCGTTTGTCGCCGAAGTCCTCGCCAGCTCTGGAAAACTAGAGAAAGAGGACCTGTCCggtaaaatcaacaaaatgtcGCGCAAGATAGAGGATACGAAG GTGGAAATATGTGGTATGTTAAACAGTCGATATAGTGACTTCCTGCCAAGTCTACATGCGTCTGAGGACCTAATGGTGCAGGTTGACGATGTCTCCAAAGAGATGGACACCCTCAAAAGATTTATTGAGACAGAG GTTCAACAAAATCTCCATGCATCTGTGGCTGAGTATACCAAGTTGAAGCAGCAGCTggagaaaaacacaatcatcatcaccatgCTAGGACACCTGAAATAC TTTGACAACGCGATGGAGGAATTCAACAAAGGCCTTCAGAAGAAGCAGTATGTTGACGCTGCTCTCCAGCTGCAAAGG GCGAAGACGAGCGTGGAGTCTCTCAAAAGCTGGAAGGCGACGGAGCTCTCGCTGATTAGCGCGCTCAGCTCAGAGTTGACAGTGCAGAGGGAAAACCTGGTGTATCATCTCGGGGATGAATGGAAGCGCCTCGTCATCTGGAACTTGCCCCCCTTAAAGG ACCCCGCAGGCGTGGACTTCTTCCCGAAGGTGGAGCTGTGCTTATGCCTTCCTTGCGAGGAGGACGAGCGACCGGAACCGCCTGCTGTGCTGCGAGCGTTGGCCATCCAGGGAGACCTTCAGCACAAGATCAAACTCTTCA GTCAGGTGCTTTTGAAGAATATGTTGAAGCCGGCGGTGCTGCACCCGTCCCTGTCGATGTTGGTGTCCGAGCAGCGGGGAAAGGGCATCGTCCTGTCCTTCGAGCGACTGCAGGAGTCTCACGAGGAGCGCAGCACTCCATCGCAGGTCTACTGCAAGTTGCTCCTGGTGCTCAGGACCCTTTACTCCAACCTACTCA ACGTGACGATAGGTGATCAGAAGCTGTCGACTATCTTGGGGAAGCTGATTTGGGAGGAGCTTTCGCGCTGCATCATCCACGAGTGCCTGCTCTACTCCATCCCTACCGACAGCAGCCAGCtggaaaaatacaacatt GTTATCAAGGAGACGGAGGAGTTTGAGAAGGCTCTGAAGGAGATGGAGTTTCTGCGGGATGAGTCGACAGATCTGCTCAAATATGCCAGAGACGTCAACTGCCACTTTGCCAGCAAGAAGTGCAAGGATGTCATGGTGGCAGCACGTCAACTCATGACGGCCAAAATGCACAACACCGTCAAG ATCACGGCAGAGTCCGAGCTACGTCTCGCTGAGCTGCCCGTTCCAGACTCGTTGCCGCAAGTGAAGAGGGAAGCCCCGAGCGAGGAGGGCGCCAGCACTCTGGAGAACGCTGGTCGGCTGTCAGTGCGCCTGCCGCCATGTTGCATCAGCGAGTCGGTGCAGCAGCTGATGCTGCTGGCTGTTGACACGCTGGGCGAGGCTGTTGGAAGCTCCACGCAATG CGCATCCCAACTTTTCTTCACTGTCCGAAACATCTTCCAGCTCTTCCATGATGTTGTGCCCACATATCACAA gGAGAACCTTCTCAAGTTCCCTCACCTGGCCGCCATCCAGCACAACAACTGCATGTACCTGGCCCACCACCTCCTCACCCTGGGTCACCATTTTAGACCGCACTTGCCGCAGCCCCTCAGCCAGGGCGTAACCACCTTTGTCGACATGGTGCCAGCATTTAGGAAATTAG GCGCTCAGTGCTTTCTTACGCAGCTGAACATCCAGAGGGCAGAGCTGCTGGAGCGGCTCTCCACCGCTCGAAACTTCTGCAACCTGGATGacgccgacaactacgcggcagCCAGCAAGGCTGTGAGGCAG GTGATCCATCAGCTAAAGCAACTGGGGACGGTGTGGCAGGATGTCCTTCCGGTCGGCATCTACTGCAAAGCCATGGGCAACCTCCTCAACACCACCGTCGCGGAAATGATTGCCAAGATCATGATGCTGGAG GATATCTCTTCAAAGGACGGTGAGCATTTGCACATCCTGTGCCAGATGGTCATCAAGGAGGGCCCGTTGGTCTTTGCACCACTGACTGACGAGCACAAGAACAAGAAATATCATGAGGAGGTCCCCCTTTATGCGAAAAAGTGGAGCGCCTTCAAGGAGCTGGTCGTTGTACTGTGTGCCAACCTCCAGGAGATTGTCGACAG GTGGGCAGACGCTAAAGGCCCTTTGGCATTGGAGTTCACGAGCACGGAGGTGAGGAGTTTAATCCGAGCCTTGTTCCAGAACACAGAGAGAAGAGCCCTGGCCATGaccaaaatcaaataa
- the zw10 gene encoding centromere/kinetochore protein zw10 homolog isoform X1 yields MASFVAEVLASSGKLEKEDLSGKINKMSRKIEDTKVEICGMLNSRYSDFLPSLHASEDLMVQVDDVSKEMDTLKRFIETEVQQNLHASVAEYTKLKQQLEKNTIIITMLGHLKYFDNAMEEFNKGLQKKQYVDAALQLQRAKTSVESLKSWKATELSLISALSSELTVQRENLVYHLGDEWKRLVIWNLPPLKDPAGVDFFPKVELCLCLPCEEDERPEPPAVLRALAIQGDLQHKIKLFTLPFCLPGQVLLKNMLKPAVLHPSLSMLVSEQRGKGIVLSFERLQESHEERSTPSQVYCKLLLVLRTLYSNLLNVTIGDQKLSTILGKLIWEELSRCIIHECLLYSIPTDSSQLEKYNIQVIKETEEFEKALKEMEFLRDESTDLLKYARDVNCHFASKKCKDVMVAARQLMTAKMHNTVKITAESELRLAELPVPDSLPQVKREAPSEEGASTLENAGRLSVRLPPCCISESVQQLMLLAVDTLGEAVGSSTQCASQLFFTVRNIFQLFHDVVPTYHKENLLKFPHLAAIQHNNCMYLAHHLLTLGHHFRPHLPQPLSQGVTTFVDMVPAFRKLGAQCFLTQLNIQRAELLERLSTARNFCNLDDADNYAAASKAVRQVIHQLKQLGTVWQDVLPVGIYCKAMGNLLNTTVAEMIAKIMMLEDISSKDGEHLHILCQMVIKEGPLVFAPLTDEHKNKKYHEEVPLYAKKWSAFKELVVVLCANLQEIVDRWADAKGPLALEFTSTEVRSLIRALFQNTERRALAMTKIK; encoded by the exons ATGGCATCGTTTGTCGCCGAAGTCCTCGCCAGCTCTGGAAAACTAGAGAAAGAGGACCTGTCCggtaaaatcaacaaaatgtcGCGCAAGATAGAGGATACGAAG GTGGAAATATGTGGTATGTTAAACAGTCGATATAGTGACTTCCTGCCAAGTCTACATGCGTCTGAGGACCTAATGGTGCAGGTTGACGATGTCTCCAAAGAGATGGACACCCTCAAAAGATTTATTGAGACAGAG GTTCAACAAAATCTCCATGCATCTGTGGCTGAGTATACCAAGTTGAAGCAGCAGCTggagaaaaacacaatcatcatcaccatgCTAGGACACCTGAAATAC TTTGACAACGCGATGGAGGAATTCAACAAAGGCCTTCAGAAGAAGCAGTATGTTGACGCTGCTCTCCAGCTGCAAAGG GCGAAGACGAGCGTGGAGTCTCTCAAAAGCTGGAAGGCGACGGAGCTCTCGCTGATTAGCGCGCTCAGCTCAGAGTTGACAGTGCAGAGGGAAAACCTGGTGTATCATCTCGGGGATGAATGGAAGCGCCTCGTCATCTGGAACTTGCCCCCCTTAAAGG ACCCCGCAGGCGTGGACTTCTTCCCGAAGGTGGAGCTGTGCTTATGCCTTCCTTGCGAGGAGGACGAGCGACCGGAACCGCCTGCTGTGCTGCGAGCGTTGGCCATCCAGGGAGACCTTCAGCACAAGATCAAACTCTTCA CGCTGCCGTTCTGCCTTCCAGGTCAGGTGCTTTTGAAGAATATGTTGAAGCCGGCGGTGCTGCACCCGTCCCTGTCGATGTTGGTGTCCGAGCAGCGGGGAAAGGGCATCGTCCTGTCCTTCGAGCGACTGCAGGAGTCTCACGAGGAGCGCAGCACTCCATCGCAGGTCTACTGCAAGTTGCTCCTGGTGCTCAGGACCCTTTACTCCAACCTACTCA ACGTGACGATAGGTGATCAGAAGCTGTCGACTATCTTGGGGAAGCTGATTTGGGAGGAGCTTTCGCGCTGCATCATCCACGAGTGCCTGCTCTACTCCATCCCTACCGACAGCAGCCAGCtggaaaaatacaacatt CAGGTTATCAAGGAGACGGAGGAGTTTGAGAAGGCTCTGAAGGAGATGGAGTTTCTGCGGGATGAGTCGACAGATCTGCTCAAATATGCCAGAGACGTCAACTGCCACTTTGCCAGCAAGAAGTGCAAGGATGTCATGGTGGCAGCACGTCAACTCATGACGGCCAAAATGCACAACACCGTCAAG ATCACGGCAGAGTCCGAGCTACGTCTCGCTGAGCTGCCCGTTCCAGACTCGTTGCCGCAAGTGAAGAGGGAAGCCCCGAGCGAGGAGGGCGCCAGCACTCTGGAGAACGCTGGTCGGCTGTCAGTGCGCCTGCCGCCATGTTGCATCAGCGAGTCGGTGCAGCAGCTGATGCTGCTGGCTGTTGACACGCTGGGCGAGGCTGTTGGAAGCTCCACGCAATG CGCATCCCAACTTTTCTTCACTGTCCGAAACATCTTCCAGCTCTTCCATGATGTTGTGCCCACATATCACAA gGAGAACCTTCTCAAGTTCCCTCACCTGGCCGCCATCCAGCACAACAACTGCATGTACCTGGCCCACCACCTCCTCACCCTGGGTCACCATTTTAGACCGCACTTGCCGCAGCCCCTCAGCCAGGGCGTAACCACCTTTGTCGACATGGTGCCAGCATTTAGGAAATTAG GCGCTCAGTGCTTTCTTACGCAGCTGAACATCCAGAGGGCAGAGCTGCTGGAGCGGCTCTCCACCGCTCGAAACTTCTGCAACCTGGATGacgccgacaactacgcggcagCCAGCAAGGCTGTGAGGCAG GTGATCCATCAGCTAAAGCAACTGGGGACGGTGTGGCAGGATGTCCTTCCGGTCGGCATCTACTGCAAAGCCATGGGCAACCTCCTCAACACCACCGTCGCGGAAATGATTGCCAAGATCATGATGCTGGAG GATATCTCTTCAAAGGACGGTGAGCATTTGCACATCCTGTGCCAGATGGTCATCAAGGAGGGCCCGTTGGTCTTTGCACCACTGACTGACGAGCACAAGAACAAGAAATATCATGAGGAGGTCCCCCTTTATGCGAAAAAGTGGAGCGCCTTCAAGGAGCTGGTCGTTGTACTGTGTGCCAACCTCCAGGAGATTGTCGACAG GTGGGCAGACGCTAAAGGCCCTTTGGCATTGGAGTTCACGAGCACGGAGGTGAGGAGTTTAATCCGAGCCTTGTTCCAGAACACAGAGAGAAGAGCCCTGGCCATGaccaaaatcaaataa